GTTTCAAGATGTAGTTTTTAATAAAGCAtcataactaaattaacttattataattttataagaatttcgATAGTGAAAATGCCAACTGGGAAGTTGCTTTGCAATCTGAATTTCAGGCCTTTTAGCATAACCATATATGGTTTCTAAAAATGAACATTAAAGAAAACGTGAATGGAAGTAcatatcaataaatataaagTTACCAAAATAtgttccattaaaaaaatagtttatttactCCCTCCAGAtctttctataaaaataaaattaaagattttatttagtcatttttataataaaaatcaataaaaaaatgtctcttgtattgtttttttttacaaaaatatcctaAATTATGAGTTATTTCTTTGGGCTCagtaaataataagtaaaatgtTAGGAATaattttgagaagaaaaaaaataattttaagatatatttaatattattttcaaattaaataatattatataattattgcaGATGATAAAACTTTCACTATAAATATTTAACGCAATGGGATATTTAAGACTTAAAGTCAACACTGTTGATTAAGCTGCTGAACTAATTTAATGTCAATAAATCCACGAGCTTGATCGTAGTTTATTAAATGCCTCACTTACCTCACTTACCTTCACACGAAGTTTAATGTCTCACTTACCTTCACACGAAGAGTAGTGTATGCTCTTGGTAATTTAATGCCTCACTTACCTTCACACGAAGTTCCTTTTCCCGGTGCTAATAATTTTAGAGTGGCATATGATGATGCTAGACGATAAATAATGTATAGTTGCTTGTgagttttttcataatttattgagtattataatttattgagtATTTTAAATAAGAATTCACTCCAATAATTCtcatttttgttctcttttatgaataaattatatttttgcaaACTACTATATAGCTTCAGTGGGAACACCTTTCTCACATAAAATATCTAATCTAGGACTaggaaaaaatataagtgagaagttttcaaacttaaaaagaagAATACCATGCTTCAAACAAAGGAAGAACTAAATCCATTTTAAGAGTTATTTAGAAATCATTGCTTGATCTCCTCTATGGACTAACCCTCTATTAGGCAAGTTCTTTGATTCTACCCAGCAAAATACATCACATTGGAGATTATGAAGCTTGTAGAAACCAAAGAGACATAGATATATAGAGAAAATCCAGCTTGTAGAAACCatagaaagaaataatttttttgaattgatttttttactgCTTTGAGTTGCTtactaattataacaaaatttcaCTTCTTTCACATTTGTGCATTTGCTGTCAAATGAAGGCTTGTCTGTTTGGCCTTATTGTGAAATATTATGGAGTACACTCGTTGACAGCAATTTTGTGTGTCTGCTACTCTGTTGTcataaaaacactaaaaaagaaTTTGGCAAAACACCATGAAGAGTTAAAAGATATGTCTAGCTTTCCACATCGGTTCAGGCCAAAACAGATGTAGAATTCcagacattctacatcggttattagaaTGACCGATGTTGAAATCTGACATTCTACATCAATTATTTGAACGACCGATGTTGAAATCTGACATTCTACATTGGTTTTCaagacaaccgatgtagaatgacaGATTTCAACATCGGTCCCTCAACTGTTGTTGTATTTCAACGACATCGGGTTACAATGACGCgtgataaccgatgtaaaaagacACTGATAACTGATGTAGaaagcctattttctagtagtgcacAATCCTTTATCACTAGTGTatgatttttgttataattagttCACTATTTATTCCATTTAGGACCCAACCAAACTAATTTGCTGGCTTGCATGCAAGCACATAAATATATTTGGAGCATTTAGTAAGGAATGatgaattttgttaattaagtgaataaaatttgtttagacAGTCTGATTGATCGAGAATCTTTagatcaattttttataaatcacagaaacatatatttttatcaattattttaattatttgtcatattatataatttaatgaaaaataacattatatttttatgataataaagaaaaaaaaaataaatccaagGAAAGTAAACTTCCTACCTTCTTCTGTAGAAAATTTTTCgtgaaaatttgattaaaaaacattcccaaaaaatattctttcaaaaatattattttttaaaatacataacaaatatGAAAAACTTATAAGTTTTCCAAcctattatttcttaaaaaacaaaaatttctcTCAATCAAACGTCACCTaggataaaaattaacaaaaaaatatatatagggaCAAATTACAGACATGCCATGATTTGATGATATTAAGAGGTGTTAAATTCGTAATCAACTGTTCGAATTGCAAGAGCTAGTATTTGTATGTGTTCTTATTGTATGGGGTTATTGTTGTTCACGATACTACGTACGCGGTATTTACTGTACGGGACTAATACTTTGTGAGTCATGATCGAAAATTATAGCAAAATTGGGTAAAAGGAGGCCGTCATGTTTTCTTGTAAGACTTAGATCACAAGTTTACAGTCAAAGATACTGAAGGAAACTACAAGTCTACAAGTTCTTGTATGCAATTTAACTGGTACACTAAAGATCTAAGGAGATAAATTCCTGATATTCAACACACAAGTGATACAAgatcaagtaaaaaaatacataacttATACGCTTATTACAACACATGAATTGAAAGAGTAAACTTGTCACAGAAAATTTTTCAACATGTTCAACATCACGTTCAGCAACACCAAAGCGACAAAAATAGAATGGAGTAGAAGAATGACCTCAACTGAAATGGCGTTCACTATATGGGACATCAACTTGACACCTGTATGTTGTTCCATAAATATCAGGTTAGGGATTATCATATTAAAGATTATGAtacaatttttcattaagtaacACCTAACTTGTAAAATTCAAAGCACATTAAAATTTCACTTACCTGCTATATATTCCGAGTGTGGACTGATTCACAGTTCCTTTAACGACCTTGATTGTATCGTCTTGTATTTGCATTAGACCTGTTGCTCTTCTTTGATTAAGAATGCATTCAACAAAACTGATTGACCATTCTGTTTTCCGAAAGAAGAAGACAATATAACCCAAGAGTATTCCAAATACAACTCCACATGCATATCCTATAGCTACGGGTTTCCAACCAAACCTGAATTCTTCATCATGCTGAAATGTTGCTGAATCTTTTGGCAATTTTTCATCGTTGTGGCAAGATTTTGACAGAGGCAACCCACATAACCCTTGATTGCCTTCATAGGAATCATTCTGGAATGTGTCGAACTGCTTACCTGTTGGTATCATCCCCAACAGCTGGTTCTGTGAAAGGTTTAAGACCGAGAGGAAGTGAAGATTGGTCAATGCCTTTGGAATCTCACCTGTGAGCATGTTTGAAGAGAGGTCTAACCATTCAAGATTTTCCAAACCACCAAAGTTTTGTGGAATAACACCATTGATTCTGTTGTGGGAAAGGTTAAGCCCTTTGAGTGACTTTAACTCTCCAATGATTGCTGGAATCACTCCTCCAAATCTGTTATTTGACAAATCCATAGTTGTGAAAGTAGTTAAGATCCTCTCCAGCTCATACGTGTTTCCTTTTATTGTGATTACCACAGAATCATAATAGTTTTTGCCGCTCATATATTCCAGACCATTATGGACATTCACCATCATTTCCTTGAAGTCTTCTATGCAAGCTGTTGGCAAATTGCCACTAAAATTATTGTTGGAGATGTCAAAAACCCGCAACATGGGAAAAACATTCTTCAATTTCAAACAATTGATGGTACCATTGAACCTATTAGCACGTAAAACAAGGACTTGCAGCTGTTGAAGTGACTCTAGAAAAGTTGGAAATGTATCTTGTATGTTATTTTCTCCAAGGTCCAAAACTTTTAGCTGTTTACACTTGACAACAGACCGAGGTAATTGTCCCTCCAATTGATTGCCATTAAAATTCATAGTCACCAATGCTTCTATCTCAAGATATGTTTTGGGTATCATTCCACTAAGCATGTTCCTTCGCAGATCCAAAACTGAAAGGTAAGGAAAGGTTCCAAGGCATTGAGGAAGCTTGCCTGTCAAGTTATTGTGAGACAAGTTGAGAATCTGAAGGGAGCTTGCATTGCAAATAGTTGAAGAAATGCGGCCAGTCAATTTGTTATTTGAGACTGAAAAATATTCAATTCCAGATGGGGGAACTGGAATATCTCCTTGTAACATGTTGAAGCTAAGGTCAATGTATTGCATGGTCGCCCATGAGAGCGAAAGATACCCAACCGATGTTAGAAGGTTATGAGAAAGGTCCAAAAACGACAAAGTATCTTTCCCTGTGCTATTAAACCATTTTGGAATCTGAAGGGAGCTTGCATTGCAAATAGTTGAAGAAATGCGGCCAGTCAATTTGTTATTTGAGACTGAAAAATATTCAATTCCAGATGGGGGAACTGGAATATCTCCTTGTAACATGTTGAAGCTAAGGTCAATGTATTGCATGGTCGCCCATGAGAGCGAAAGATACCCAACCGATGTTAGAAGGTTATGAGAAAGGTCCAAAAACGACAAAGTATCTTTCCCTGTGCTATTAAACCATTTTGGAATCTTGCCATGAATTTGGTTCCTTGATAGATCTAAAGAGTTAAGATATTTTAGCCCACTAAGGAGTTTTGGGAAACTATTGATATTACatgaagataaatataaatattgaagGTTGAGAAAGTTGTAGTCACCCTCAGTATTGTTGAAACTGaggtaaagaaaattattgtcaGAGAGATCAAGAATTTCTAGAAATTgcatatttgaaaatttgtgaaaatctaCATGGCCAGTCAAGTTGTTTGATGATAGACTCAACCAAGTGAGATTTTGTAGATGAAACATTGAGTTGGGGATATTACCTTGTAGCTTGTTATAAGAGAGATCACAATAATacaaggaaaaagaagagaattCACCAATTGA
The genomic region above belongs to Glycine max cultivar Williams 82 chromosome 14, Glycine_max_v4.0, whole genome shotgun sequence and contains:
- the LOC100793083 gene encoding receptor-like protein 9DC3 — translated: MGGFLFLVLSFLLCHFPSQTSSLIPFCNHDDASALLSFKSSFTLNSSSDSSRWCESPYPKTESWENGTNCCLWEGVSCDTKSGHVIGIDLSCSCLQGEFHPNTTLFKLIHLKKLNLAFNDFSNSPMPNGFGDHVALTHLNLSHSAFSGVIPPKISLLSKLVSLDLSFLGMRIEAATLENVIVNATDIRELTLDFLNMSTIEPSSLSLLVNFSSSLVSLSLRDTGLQGKLANNILCLPNLQKLDLSVNLDLQGELPEFNRSTPLRYLDLSYTGFSGKLPNTINHLESLNYLSFESCDFGGPIPVFLSNLMQLKHLDLGGNNFSGEIPSSLSNLKHLTFLDLSVNNFGGEIPDMFDKLSKIEYLCISGNNLVGQLPSSLFGLTQLSDLDCSYNKLVGPMPDKISGLSNLCSLDLSTNSMNGTIPHWCFSLSSLIQLSLHGNQLTGSIGEFSSFSLYYCDLSYNKLQGNIPNSMFHLQNLTWLSLSSNNLTGHVDFHKFSNMQFLEILDLSDNNFLYLSFNNTEGDYNFLNLQYLYLSSCNINSFPKLLSGLKYLNSLDLSRNQIHGKIPKWFNSTGKDTLSFLDLSHNLLTSVGYLSLSWATMQYIDLSFNMLQGDIPVPPSGIEYFSVSNNKLTGRISSTICNASSLQILDLSFNMLQGDIPVPPSGIEYFSVSNNKLTGRISSTICNASSLQILNLSHNNLTGKLPQCLGTFPYLSVLDLRRNMLSGMIPKTYLEIEALVTMNFNGNQLEGQLPRSVVKCKQLKVLDLGENNIQDTFPTFLESLQQLQVLVLRANRFNGTINCLKLKNVFPMLRVFDISNNNFSGNLPTACIEDFKEMMVNVHNGLEYMSGKNYYDSVVITIKGNTYELERILTTFTTMDLSNNRFGGVIPAIIGELKSLKGLNLSHNRINGVIPQNFGGLENLEWLDLSSNMLTGEIPKALTNLHFLSVLNLSQNQLLGMIPTGKQFDTFQNDSYEGNQGLCGLPLSKSCHNDEKLPKDSATFQHDEEFRFGWKPVAIGYACGVVFGILLGYIVFFFRKTEWSISFVECILNQRRATGLMQIQDDTIKVVKGTVNQSTLGIYSRCQVDVPYSERHFS